GGCAACCGGCTTGCGCGCAGGCGTGCGCTACCGCGTAGCCCTGGGCCTGGAACGGTCCGGCGGTGTGGATCACCAGCCCGATGCCTTGTGCACGCAGGGTCGAAGCGAACGATGCGTGCTCTGCATCGATCTGCAAAGCTTGCGCGCTGCCGCCCAGTTCGCGAGCGAAGCGCTGGGCACGTTCGGCGTCGCGACCGCCCACCACGATTTGCACCGCTGCGTCTTGCGCCAGCGCGCGGGCAATGCGCGCGCCGAAGTTGCCGTAGCCGCCCAATACCAGGGTTTTCAGCGCTTGCATGCGGCCAAGCCTTTGTCAGGTGCGGCGCAGCAGCATGGCGTCGCCATAGCTGAAGAAGCGGTAGCGCTGCGCGATCGCGTGGTCGTAGAGCGCGCGGATGTGGTCGTACCCGGCGAAGGCGCTCACCAGCATCATCAGCGTGGATTGCGGCAGGTGGAAGTTGGTGACCATGAGGTCGACCACCCGAAAACCAAAACCCGGCGTGATGAAGATGTTGGTGTCGCCCTGGGTTTCGCCGGAGTGCGCCCAGCTCTCCAGCGTGCGCACGGTGGTGGTGCCCACAGCCACGACGCGGCCGCCACGCGCGCGGCAGTCGGCGATGGCCTGGAGCGTCTGCGGCGGGATGGCGTAGCGCTCGTGGTGCATCACGTGGTCTTCGATGCGCCCGGCCTTCATGGGCGCGAAGGTGCCGGCCCCCACGTGCAGTGTGACGCTGGCGCGTTGCACGCCGCGCGCGTCCAGCGCGTCCAGCACAGCTTCGTCGAAGTGCAGCGCCGCCGTGGGCGCGGCCACCGCACCGGGCACGCGTGCGAACACGGTCTGGTAGCGGCGCTCGTCATCAGCGTCGTCGCCGTGGTCGATGTAAGGCGGCAGCGGCACGTGGCCATGGTGCGCCATCAGGTCGTAGGGTGTGTCGCCCTCGGGTCCGTGCAGGCGGAAGCGGAACAGTTGGCCGTGCTCGTCGGGCCAACGGCCGAGGTAGACCGCGTCGAACCCGCCGTGCGCCAAGCCACCGGCCATGTGCAGCCGGCCGCCGGGCTGGGGCTTCTTGCTCACGCGCAGGTGGGCCACCACTTCATCGGCCGAGCCGTCCAGGGCTTCATGCGGCAGCAGCACGCGCTCGATCAACATTTCCAGCTGGCCGCCGCTGGCCTTCTGGCCGAAGAGCCGGGCTTTGACCACCTGGGTGTCGTTGAACACCAGCAGGTCGCCTGCGTTCAGCTGGGCGGGAAGCTCACGAAACACGCGGTCCACCGGCGTGCCGCCCGTGCCGTCGAGCAAACGCGAGGCACTGCGTTCGGGAGCGGGATGTTGGGCGATCAGTTCGGGTGGGAGGTGGAAGTCGAAGTCGGCGACGGTGAACGCACGGGCGGCGGAAGATGGCGAAGGCGAAGCGGGCATGCTGCTTGAGGGCCGGACAGGCCCGTTCCAAAACAAGGGCTGCTATTTTTGCAGAGCCGCCGAAGGCTGTGTCCGCC
The sequence above is a segment of the Hydrogenophaga sp. BPS33 genome. Coding sequences within it:
- the queA gene encoding tRNA preQ1(34) S-adenosylmethionine ribosyltransferase-isomerase QueA, translating into MPASPSPSSAARAFTVADFDFHLPPELIAQHPAPERSASRLLDGTGGTPVDRVFRELPAQLNAGDLLVFNDTQVVKARLFGQKASGGQLEMLIERVLLPHEALDGSADEVVAHLRVSKKPQPGGRLHMAGGLAHGGFDAVYLGRWPDEHGQLFRFRLHGPEGDTPYDLMAHHGHVPLPPYIDHGDDADDERRYQTVFARVPGAVAAPTAALHFDEAVLDALDARGVQRASVTLHVGAGTFAPMKAGRIEDHVMHHERYAIPPQTLQAIADCRARGGRVVAVGTTTVRTLESWAHSGETQGDTNIFITPGFGFRVVDLMVTNFHLPQSTLMMLVSAFAGYDHIRALYDHAIAQRYRFFSYGDAMLLRRT